A stretch of DNA from Gemmatimonadota bacterium:
GGCCCCGCCGCCTCGATGCCGCTGAGCACGTCGGAGCGGATCCCCGTGACCATCGCGCTCATGGCCATGACCGTGGCCACACCCACGACAATGCCCAGGACGGTCAGCGCTGTGCGGAACTTGTTGGCGCGAAGCTGGTCCAGTGCCAGGACCACGCCCTCGCTGAGGCTGGCCAGGCGCATGGTCCGCTACTCGTGGCGCAAGGCGACGATGGGGTCCATGGCTGCGGCGCGCGCGGCGGGGTAGAGCCCGGCCAGCACGCCGACGCCGACGCCCAGGAGCGCAGCGGCGCCGATCCAGTGCAGCGCAATGGCGGCGGGCAGCGGCGAGGCGGCGCGCACGAGCTGGGCGAGCCCGACGCCCAACAGGATTCCGATCATGGCGCCCAGGCCGGAGAGGGTGGCCGACTCGATCAGCACCTGGAGCAGGATATCGCGGCGTCGGGCGCCCAGCGCCTTACGCACGCCGATCTCGCGCGTTCGCTCCGCGACCGAGACCAGCATGATGTTCATGATGACCATCCCGCCCACCACCAGAGCGATGGCTACCAGCCCCGGGAACGCGACGTACAGGATGCGGCTGATCCGCGTCCAGAAGCTCATGCTGTCTTCCGCCGTCTCGATCTCGAAATCGTTGGACTCGCCCGGGCGCAGCCGGTGCCGGGCCCGCATGATGGACTCCGCCGCTAACAGCGCGCGCGCCATGCCCTGGGCGTCCGTGGCGCGGATCAGGATCTCGTCAATGATGCGGTGCGGGTTCACCATCCGGGAAATCGCGGAGCGGGCTGGCGCAACGGCGCGGTTGTCCAGCGACATGCCGAAGAGGCTGCCCTGCTTCTCCAGCACACCGATCACGCGGAAGGACGAGCCCTTGATGCGCACCATGCGGCCGATCGGGTCGAGGGCGCCAAATAGCTTCTCCGCTGCTTCGTGGCCCAGCACCACGGCGGCTGCACCCAACTCGTCCTCCGGGCCCGTGAAGAGGCGGCCCCGGCCAACCTCGTATTCGCGGATCCGGAAGTAATCGGCCGTGGCGCCGGTCAGCCAGACATTCTCGACTTCCGTGCCGTCCGCGGCCTCGATGCGGCCGCCCGCATCGCTCGACGCGGCAACCAGTGCGGGGACCCCCAACTGCTGCCGGACAGCGGCCAGATCATCGAACGTCAGGCGCGGGCGCCGGCGCATCTGGCGCCACTCGGCGGAAGAGGTGCTGAACCAGACGGAGGGGCGGCGCCGCACGGTGACCGTATTCAGCCCGTAGACGGTGCGAGCGAAGTCCTGCTTCATGTAGCGGTCGAGCCCCTCCACCACGCTCACCACGGTCATGAGGAACATCACGCCGATGAGCACGCCGATGAGGGAGAAAAAGCTCTTCAGCTTCTGGGCTCGGATCTGGGCAAGGGCGAGGCGGACGCCTTCCAGCAGGGGCATGGGTCAGAGCGCTACGGCCGCCTGCGCGATGTCGCTCGCGATTACCCCATCGCGCAAGGTCACCGCGCGGTGAGCGTGCGCCGCGATGTCCCGCTCGTGGGTCACCAGGATGATGGTCTGGCCGTCGCCGTGGAGCTGGTCGAACACGGCCATGATCTCCGAGCTGGTCTGGCTGTCCAGGTTCCCGGTGGGCTCGTCCGCCAGCAGGATCGCGGGCGTGTTCACCAGCGCCCGGGCAATCGCCACCCGCTGCCGCTGCCCGCCGGACAGCTCGGCCGGCCTGTGACCCATGCGGTCGCCGAGGCCGACGCGCTCGAGCATGGCCTCCGCCCGCGCGCGCCGCTCCCGCGCCGGCACGCCGCCATAGATCAGGGG
This window harbors:
- a CDS encoding ABC transporter permease; translation: MPLLEGVRLALAQIRAQKLKSFFSLIGVLIGVMFLMTVVSVVEGLDRYMKQDFARTVYGLNTVTVRRRPSVWFSTSSAEWRQMRRRPRLTFDDLAAVRQQLGVPALVAASSDAGGRIEAADGTEVENVWLTGATADYFRIREYEVGRGRLFTGPEDELGAAAVVLGHEAAEKLFGALDPIGRMVRIKGSSFRVIGVLEKQGSLFGMSLDNRAVAPARSAISRMVNPHRIIDEILIRATDAQGMARALLAAESIMRARHRLRPGESNDFEIETAEDSMSFWTRISRILYVAFPGLVAIALVVGGMVIMNIMLVSVAERTREIGVRKALGARRRDILLQVLIESATLSGLGAMIGILLGVGLAQLVRAASPLPAAIALHWIGAAALLGVGVGVLAGLYPAARAAAMDPIVALRHE
- a CDS encoding ABC transporter ATP-binding protein, producing MTNGHPVIQTEGLRKDYVLGAEVVHALQGIDLVVQRNEYLAVMGPSGSGKSTLMNLIGCLDTPTAGEYWLDGEPVSGLRDDELARIRNREVGFVFQTFNLLPRATALHNIELPLIYGGVPARERRARAEAMLERVGLGDRMGHRPAELSGGQRQRVAIARALVNTPAILLADEPTGNLDSQTSSEIMAVFDQLHGDGQTIILVTHERDIAAHAHRAVTLRDGVIASDIAQAAVAL